One part of the Hydrogenobacter sp. T-2 genome encodes these proteins:
- a CDS encoding flagellar basal body P-ring protein FlgI, with amino-acid sequence MVCKNISKGFAFLILFFSLSFATRIGDVVTIEGNRSNYLVGYGLVVGLRGTGDGKSTLFTVKSIANMLNRMGIVVDPRRMTTKNVAAVMVTAKLPPYAKPGMPIDVEVSSIGDAKSLEGGTLLLTPLRGPDGEVYALAQGQVIVGGYEARGRGAQQIKNTPTVGRIPNGAIVEREIPFQSIPQEVNLYLDSPSFALARLIQDRLNTEFGMQVAQAIDASTVRLNIPPNVNPVDFLARVEETTIDVPSIARVVIDSRTGLVLLGGDVRINPVSVAVGSLTVTIREAPEVVQPPPLSPGETRVVPRTELNVQEKEARLVELRGVTISQLVESLNRIGATPREIISVLQAIKAAGALRAKLEVL; translated from the coding sequence GAGCAACTACCTTGTGGGCTACGGTCTCGTGGTAGGGCTTAGGGGAACGGGTGATGGCAAAAGCACTCTCTTTACAGTGAAAAGCATAGCCAACATGCTAAATAGGATGGGTATAGTGGTTGACCCAAGAAGAATGACCACAAAAAATGTAGCTGCGGTGATGGTTACCGCCAAGCTACCACCCTATGCAAAGCCAGGAATGCCTATAGATGTGGAGGTTTCCTCCATAGGTGATGCCAAAAGTCTGGAAGGTGGTACTCTCCTTCTTACTCCACTGAGAGGTCCAGATGGTGAAGTTTATGCATTGGCTCAAGGACAAGTTATAGTGGGTGGCTACGAGGCAAGGGGTAGAGGTGCTCAGCAGATAAAAAACACTCCCACGGTAGGAAGAATACCAAACGGTGCTATCGTAGAAAGGGAGATACCCTTCCAAAGCATACCTCAGGAGGTCAACCTATACCTTGATAGCCCCAGCTTTGCTCTTGCAAGGCTAATACAGGACAGGTTAAACACAGAATTTGGCATGCAGGTTGCCCAGGCTATTGACGCAAGCACTGTAAGGCTCAATATTCCACCAAATGTAAACCCTGTAGATTTTCTCGCAAGGGTGGAGGAGACTACCATAGACGTACCCTCCATTGCAAGGGTCGTAATAGACAGTAGGACTGGGCTTGTCCTTTTAGGTGGAGATGTAAGAATAAATCCAGTTTCAGTCGCTGTAGGTAGCCTCACGGTTACCATAAGAGAAGCTCCTGAAGTAGTCCAGCCACCTCCTCTTTCTCCCGGAGAGACAAGGGTAGTTCCCAGAACAGAGCTTAATGTTCAAGAAAAGGAGGCGAGGCTTGTAGAGCTCAGAGGTGTCACTATTTCGCAACTTGTGGAATCTTTGAATAGAATAGGTGCAACACCAAGAGAGATAATATCAGTCCTGCAAGCCATTAAAGCCGCAGGAGCCTTAAGGGCAAAGTTAGAAGTCCTCTAA